ATCAGGCTCGTTTTAGATGCGTCCGGATTTATAATTGCCATCGCAAGAATTATACTGTAACTAAGATCGCGAGTCCAAACCCCGGGCCATTTTTCTCCAGCCATAAATGATCCGTCACTTCGGACATTCAAAATCATTTCCTCAAGCGACATATTATAAAGTGCGTCAATCAAGTTTGAAGATGATTTATATTTAGGAAAAGCAGAAATATCTTTGCTCAATTTCCAATCAGATTTTGAATCATCTACCGGAGAAAATTCTTTTTCGATGTGAAGAAGAATTTCATAAATCCCATTACCATTAGGGTCTTTCAATTGCAGATCATTTCTGTTGGGAAGTGAATTCCAATCCCAGGTAAGCGGAGCAGTACTGCCGGCAACAAACACTCCTTTAAAATCTTGCCGTGATATTTTATTACCATCAAATGTTTGAAAGAATCCTTTCTCTTTAAAATCTTTTAGCACATCGTTTATATCAACGCGCAGCAGTAAATCGGTTTTTACTTGTAAAAATCTTTCGGGTTGATTAACCGAAGAATTCTGGTCTGGTTTTCCAAAAACAAAAATGTTTGAAGTATCTTTTCCGTCAATTGGAGTAATAAAATAAATATGATCCTGTCCCGGCACAGCTTCATTGTCCAATCCATTTATTGAAAACTTAAAAGTAATCCGGTTGTGGGTTCTTGTTTTAAAACTGCTTTTATAATTGGAAACTATTTCCGTTCTGGACTTTGCTTTCGCCTCAAAATTTTCCTGAACCACTTTATCCGAAGTTATTGTAAATGCATCAGACTTGAAAATTTCCTGGGAAAAGAGTGTAACACAAGGAAACAATAAAATTATTATCAACCAATTTTTCATTCGGCAGCTCGTTTTTTTACTATGAATATTAGAAAGGAGCAACAACAAAAGCAATTGGTAATTAATGATTGAAGAATAATGGACAAAAATTTATTGCTGGCGCAATGGATATGTGTGTTCAGGAAAAATCCCGGAAATCCGGGATTCCCAATATGAATAATTAACGGAAAAGCGAAAGTAACTGTTGCGGCGCAGAATTCATCTGAGAAAACATAGCAGTACCAATCTGCCCTGCAATGCCACCTTTTGTTGCGTTCAATTGTTCAGCAACCACGTCTGCATCAAAAATGCTTGCTATTGTTGCAGTATTGTTAGTGATAGATGATGTCAGGAATTCACTTCTTGAAGCAAGAGTTTGCGACAGGTTACCAATTTTTCCAAGCGCCGATCTTACATTATTGGAGATAGAAGAAATATCACTTGCCGCGCTAAGAACTGTATCTGTATCGGTATCCATCAAACCGCCGCTGCTACTGCCACCGGATAATTCCCGAGTTATTCCAATCAATGTAGTTATATCGTATCCGCTTTCAGTAACAAAACTTGTTATATTCTTGGGACTGCTAACTGTTCTATATTCTGTAGTTGGACTTGCACCTGATACATAAGTAAATGGAATATCAACATCTGTATTGGTTGCTACAAAACTAGCGAATGCGTCGGAAATAACAGCGTTTGAACGGTTTGGCTCGGCCGGTGCAGAAAAAATAAGAGAATCATAGCTACCATCAGCATAGGTTATCTCTACGGTGGAATTTATAGCAATATCGGCAGTGTCTTGACCGTTAGTAAGATAATTGGAACCAACATAGGAGGCAACTCCGGGATCGGCTACCGACCCGCCGTGTAAAACTGTTTTTATGGCATCGGCATTAAGATAACTGGCGCTTGCAAAGTCAGCTGTAAAATCATTGCCGCCTACTCCAAATGTGGCGCTGCTTGCAAGAGCAGTTCCGTCAGCCTGGGCTAATAAATTGCGTCCATTTATATTTGTGTTTTTAAGAATGGAATCTATTTCACCGGCTAATGTGTTTATATCTTTTGCTATAGAAGATTTGTCCTTCAAAGCATCCTGAGAATCAACATACTTTGCAGAGATCTGATTTAGTTTATCGTTTACCTGCTGTAAAGCCATTTCTGCGGTTGCCATATAGTTCTTT
The nucleotide sequence above comes from Ignavibacteriales bacterium. Encoded proteins:
- a CDS encoding flagellin, whose protein sequence is MAFSVNTNLDSLLAFNALLKVNNTTQKAQLRLATLKKINTVADDTSGFNVGKRLEAQTMKQKAELNNVSSAKNYMATAEMALQQVNDKLNQISAKYVDSQDALKDKSSIAKDINTLAGEIDSILKNTNINGRNLLAQADGTALASSATFGVGGNDFTADFASASYLNADAIKTVLHGGSVADPGVASYVGSNYLTNGQDTADIAINSTVEITYADGSYDSLIFSAPAEPNRSNAVISDAFASFVATNTDVDIPFTYVSGASPTTEYRTVSSPKNITSFVTESGYDITTLIGITRELSGGSSSGGLMDTDTDTVLSAASDISSISNNVRSALGKIGNLSQTLASRSEFLTSSITNNTATIASIFDADVVAEQLNATKGGIAGQIGTAMFSQMNSAPQQLLSLFR